A region of Vitis vinifera cultivar Pinot Noir 40024 chromosome 15, ASM3070453v1 DNA encodes the following proteins:
- the LOC100243148 gene encoding protein DETOXIFICATION 34: protein MDSPLFDEDSKLETVDLHHAPTTRLGSDEGDYMPVNNFYEAKAVCCKESAKLWAIAGPIAFNILCNYGTNSFTNIFVGHIGDVELSAVAISLSVIANFSFGFLLGMGSALETLCGQAFGAGQVYLLGVYMQRSWIILFVACFFILPLYIFATPVLKLLGQEEEIAELAGEFTIQVIPQMFSLAINFPTQKFLQAQSKVGVLAWIGLVALIIHIGVLFLLINVFRWGTAGAAAAYDISAWGVALAQVAYVVGWCKDGWKGLSWLAFRDIWSFVRLSVASAVMLCLEIWYFMTIIILTGHLDDPVVAVGSLSICMNLNGWEGMLFIGVNAAISVRISNELGSGHPRAAKYSVIVTVVESLLIGIFFMAVVMATKNHFAVIFTDTKEMQQAVGKLAYLLGITMVLNSVQPVISGVAVGGGWQALVAYINLFCYYIVGLPLGFLLGYKAKIGVEGIWIGMICGTFLQTLILLFVVWRTNWNKEVEGALERMKKWSGQNYKIKKNKKLKVTLFNNGGGRWHGWSPL from the exons ATGGATTCACCATTGTTTGATGAAGATTCTAAGCTTGAAACTGTGGACCTCCACCATGCTCCTACCACAAGACTTGGTTCAGATGAGGGGGACTATATGCCTGTGAATAATTTCTATGAGGCCAAGGCTGTATGCTGTAAGGAGTCTGCAAAGTTGTGGGCAATTGCAGGTCCAATTGCTTTCAATATTCTGTGCAATTATGGGACTAACTCCTTTACTAATATCTTTGTTGGGCATATTGGAGATGTGGAGCTCTCTGCTGTTGCTATTTCTCTCTCTGTTATTGCAAACTTCTCTTTTGGGTTCTTG CTTGGCATGGGAAGTGCACTAGAGACGTTATGTGGACAGGCATTTGGGGCTGGGCAAGTGTATTTGCTTGGGGTTTACATGCAAAGATCATGGATAATCCTGTTTGTGGCATGCTTCTTCATATTGCCCCTTTACATATTTGCCACTCCAGTCCTCAAGCTCCTCGgccaagaagaagaaattgCAGAACTAGCCGGAGAATTCACCATTCAAGTCATCCCTCAAATGTTTTCCCTCGCCATAAATTTCCCCACCCAGAAGTTCTTGCAGGCCCAAAGCAAGGTTGGAGTTCTGGCATGGATCGGCCTTGTGGCTCTTATCATACACATTGGGGTGCTCTTTCTCCTCATCAATGTCTTCAGGTGGGGCACAGCTGGTGCCGCAGCAGCCTATGACATCTCGGCCTGGGGGGTGGCTCTTGCCCAGGTTGCTTATGTTGTTGGCTGGTGTAAGGACGGGTGGAAGGGCTTGTCCTGGCTAGCCTTCAGGGATATCTGGAGCTTTGTGAGGCTCTCAGTTGCTTCAGCTGTGATGCTGTGCTTGGAGATTTGGTATTTTATGACCATCATCATTCTCACCGGCCACCTGGACGACCCAGTCGTGGCCGTAGGCTCTCTTTCCATCTG CATGAACTTGAATGGGTGGGAAGGCATGTTGTTCATTGGAGTCAATGCTGCTATAAG TGTTAGGATCTCAAACGAGCTAGGATCAGGGCATCCCAGAGCTGCCAAATACTCAGTGATTGTCACAGTGGTTGAGTCCCTGCTCATAGGCATATTTTTCATGGCAGTCGTGATGGCAACTAAGAACCATTTTGCTGTGATCTTCACAGACACAAAGGAAATGCAGCAAGCTGTGGGCAAACTAGCATACCTTCTAGGTATAACCATGGTGCTAAACAGCGTCCAGCCGGTGATATCAG GTGTGGCTGTTGGAGGAGGCTGGCAGGCATTGGTAGCTTACATCAACTTGTTCTGCTACTACATTGTTGGGCTCCCTCTTGGATTCCTTCTGGGCTACAAGGCAAAGATTGGAGTTGAG GGAATTTGGATTGGTATGATATGTGGGACTTTTCTGCAGACCCTCATTCTCTTGTTTGTGGTTTGGAGAACCAACTGGAACAAAGAG gTGGAAGGGGCATTggagaggatgaagaagtggagtg gtcaaaattataaaataaaaaaaaataaaaaattgaaagttaCTCTTTTCAATAATGGAGGTGGGCGGTGGCATGGTTGGAGTCCACTTTGA
- the LOC100248272 gene encoding G-type lectin S-receptor-like serine/threonine-protein kinase SD2-2: MSLIFCFLVVFPLILAVEGQAGEVLITGNKTILSENGTFKMGFFSANGGPNWYLGIWYASLPTPTYVWVANRETPVKSVESATVELGGDGRLKIMEVGGSVVWQTTNVEKSTAVKLLESGNLVLLSRKEKVVWQSFDFPADTWLPGMNMTAHRSITCWKSSVDPSPGSYSLRLKPPDYGEFELVFNGTMMYWSTGNWTGDRFAGVPEMTIPYIYKFRFLHPFTPAAAFWYTATALENSGGGGRPPLNRFHVDSSGLLRQYTWFPQTDTWNMFWSQPENRCRVYGLCGNLGLCNTVTLKPCECLAGFQPSDELSWSSGDFSGGCLREDNNVCSETDGGFEGIGSVSFNGAALVPIPGNSKSCEASCLMNCSCIGLYRNARSNLCYNVYGPVLNLKNLSSDSTEEGELHVRVHRRGNGKKNKWKWPVLIACVAGFSIILGLSMAVLLVFRKRRQRKKKVEEEDVFSVTNLRVFSYKELNAATQGFSEKLGHGGFGTVFKGELSDSSQVAVKRLERPGGGEKEFRAEVCTIGNIQHVNLVRLRGFCSENSHRLLVYDCMQNGPLSVYLRRDGENLSWDVRFRVAIGTARGIAYLHEECRDCIIHCDIKPENILLDSDFIPKVSDFGLAKLMGRDFSRVLATMRGTWGYVAPEWISGVAITAKADVYSYGMTLLELIGGRRNVETPPSAGGGGAAATGDEWFFPPWAARQIIEGNVAAVVDERLRDSYNTAEAERVGLVAVWCIQDEEAARPTMGMVVKMLEGIVEVAVPPPPKLLQALVSGESFHGVLAESGGTSTGDANSHSSHRW; encoded by the coding sequence ATGTCACTAATTTTCTGTTTCTTAGTTGTTTTTCCTCTAATTTTGGCGGTGGAAGGTCAGGCCGGTGAGGTTTTGATCACTGGCAACAAGACGATTCTGAGTGAGAATGGGACCTTCAAGATGGGGTTCTTCAGCGCCAATGGCGGACCCAACTGGTACTTGGGCATCTGGTACGCTTCTCTTCCTACCCCGACCTACGTGTGGGTGGCGAACCGCGAGACGCCGGTGAAAAGTGTGGAGTCGGCGACAGTGGAGTTGGGTGGAGATGGGAGGTTGAAGATAATGGAGGTCGGTGGCTCCGTGGTGTGGCAAACGACGAATGTGGAGAAGTCGACGGCAGTGAAGCTATTGGAGAGTGGGAACTTGGTGTTGTTATCGCGTAAAGAAAAGGTGGTGTGGCAGAGCTTCGATTTTCCGGCGGATACGTGGCTGCCGGGGATGAATATGACGGCGCATCGATCGATAACGTGTTGGAAGAGCTCCGTGGATCCCTCACCGGGATCCTACTCTCTCCGGCTGAAACCGCCGGACTACGGTGAGTTCGAGCTCGTGTTTAATGGAACTATGATGTATTGGTCCACCGGAAACTGGACCGGAGATAGGTTCGCCGGAGTGCCGGAGATGACGATTCCGTACATCTACAAGTTCCGCTTCTTGCACCCGTTTACTCCTGCTGCGGCGTTCTGGTACACGGCGACGGCGCTGGAGAACAGCGGCGGAGGAGGGCGGCCGCCGCTAAACCGCTTCCACGTGGACTCCTCTGGTCTCCTCCGGCAGTACACGTGGTTTCCTCAGACCGACACGTGGAACATGTTCTGGTCACAGCCGGAGAACCGCTGCCGGGTGTACGGACTCTGTGGGAATTTAGGCCTCTGCAACACTGTAACGTTGAAGCCCTGTGAATGTCTCGCCGGTTTTCAACCATCCGACGAACTAAGCTGGAGCTCCGGTGACTTCTCCGGCGGATGCCTCCGTGAGGACAACAATGTGTGTAGCGAGACCGATGGCGGGTTCGAAGGAATTGGCAGTGTTAGCTTCAATGGAGCTGCTCTGGTTCCGATTCCGGGAAATTCGAAATCTTGTGAAGCTTCGTGTTTGATGAATTGCTCCTGTATCGGTTTGTATCGAAATGCGAGGTCCAATTTGTGCTACAATGTATATGGGCCTGTCTTGAATCTGAAGAACTTGTCTTCAGATAGCACAGAAGAAGGCGAATTACACGTTAGAGTACACAGACGAGGAAACGGGAAGAAGAACAAATGGAAATGGCCTGTTTTGATAGCCTGCGTTGCTGGGTTTTCAATCATTCTGGGGTTATCAATGGCGGTTTTGCTGGTTTTCCGAAAGAGAAGacagaggaagaagaaggtaGAGGAAGAGGATGTGTTCTCAGTAACCAATTTGAGGGTCTTCTCCTACAAAGAGCTCAACGCAGCTACTCAGGGTTTCTCCGAGAAGCTCGGGCATGGAGGTTTCGGCACTGTATTTAAAGGAGAATTGTCGGATTCTTCGCAGGTGGCGGTGAAACGGCTGGAGAGGCCGGGTGGGGGAGAGAAGGAGTTCAGGGCAGAGGTCTGCACAATTGGGAATATCCAGCATGTTAATCTAGTGAGGCTCAGGGGCTTTTGCTCGGAAAATTCGCATCGGCTTCTGGTTTATGATTGTATGCAGAATGGTCCTCTGAGTGTGTATCTGAGGCGAGACGGTGAGAATTTGAGCTGGGATGTTCGGTTCAGGGTGGCCATTGGGACGGCCAGAGGCATTGCATACCTGCACGAAGAATGCAGAGATTGTATCATACATTGTGATATTAAGCCTGAAAACATTCTTTTAGACTCTGATTTCATTCCAAAGGTGTCGGATTTCGGGTTGGCGAAGCTGATGGGGAGGGACTTCAGTAGGGTTTTAGCCACAATGAGGGGGACATGGGGCTATGTCGCCCCTGAATGGATATCAGGTGTGGCGATTACTGCAAAAGCCGATGTGTACAGCTATGGAATGACACTGTTGGAGCTAATTGGGGGCCGGAGGAATGTGGAAACCCCGCCATCCGCGGGAGGTGGTGGTGCTGCTGCTACAGGGGATGAGTGGTTCTTCCCTCCCTGGGCTGCCCGACAGATAATTGAGGGCAATGTGGCGGCAGTGGTGGACGAAAGACTCAGGGATTCATACAACACTGCAGAGGCCGAGCGGGTAGGGCTAGTGGCAGTGTGGTGCATACAGGATGAGGAGGCTGCCCGGCCTACAATGGGGATGGTGGTGAAGATGTTGGAAGGAATTGTGGAAGTGGCAGTTCCCCCACCACCAAAGTTGCTCCAGGCACTGGTCTCTGGCGAGTCTTTTCATGGGGTTTTGGCTGAATCCGGTGGGACATCCACCGGGGATGCCAATTCACATTCCTCTCATAGATGGTGA
- the LOC100256755 gene encoding probable E3 ubiquitin-protein ligase RHB1A isoform X1, protein MGGCCCSSRKTQLRGTPVYYYCPPTLQEHEFLTSHNGAASAFAAELLVDLNLQTSIPDTYRPPPAPIPYDVVLGHPRSTDCDPVGETINGSKGLRVSDCKTQASSLPTSPRKFELPISNEPNFLPLEEDDACPICLEEYDLENPKTITKCNHHFHLSCILEWMERSETCPVCDQEMILEDTMIM, encoded by the exons ATGGGGGGTTGCTGTTGTTCTTCCAGGAAAACTCAATTGCGTGGAACACCTGTATATTATTAT tGTCCACCAACCCTACAAGAGCACGAGTTCTTGACATCTCATAATGGTGCAGCCTCTGCATTTGCTGCAGAACTCTTGGTTGATTTGAATCTGCAAACATCAATTCCTGACACTTACCGGCCCCCGCCTGCACCTATTCCATATGATGTGGTTCTCGGACATCCAAGATCAACTGACTGTGACCCTGTCGGAGAAACAATTAATGGTAGTAAAGGTCTCAGAGTGTCAGACTGCAAAACTCAAGCTAGTTCTTTGCCTACTTCACCAAGGAAGTTTGAACTTCCAATATCAAATGAACCTAATTTTTTACCATTGGAAGAAGATGATGCTTGTCCCATTTGTCTTGAAG AGTATGATTTGGAGAACCCAAAAACAATCACAAAATGCAACCATCATTTTCATCTTTCGTGCATTCTTGAGTGGATGGAAAGAAGTGAAACCTGCCCTGTGTGTGATCAG GAAATGATACTTGAAGATACCATGATTATGTAG
- the LOC100256755 gene encoding probable E3 ubiquitin-protein ligase RHB1A isoform X3, which yields MCSCSVAGTTRNAQITSNFGWIIKQLQVMGGCCCSSRKTQLRGTPVYYYCPPTLQEHEFLTSHNGAASAFAAELLVDLNLQTSIPDTYRPPPAPIPYDVVLGHPRSTDCDPVGETINGSKGLRVSDCKTQASSLPTSPRKFELPISNEPNFLPLEEDDACPICLEEYDLENPKTITKCNHHFHLSCILEWMERSETCPVCDQEMILEDTMIM from the exons ATGTGTTCTTGTTCAGTAG CAGGGACAACGAGAAATGCACAAATCACCAGTAATTTTGGGTGGATAATAAAACAACTGCAGGTGATGGGGGGTTGCTGTTGTTCTTCCAGGAAAACTCAATTGCGTGGAACACCTGTATATTATTAT tGTCCACCAACCCTACAAGAGCACGAGTTCTTGACATCTCATAATGGTGCAGCCTCTGCATTTGCTGCAGAACTCTTGGTTGATTTGAATCTGCAAACATCAATTCCTGACACTTACCGGCCCCCGCCTGCACCTATTCCATATGATGTGGTTCTCGGACATCCAAGATCAACTGACTGTGACCCTGTCGGAGAAACAATTAATGGTAGTAAAGGTCTCAGAGTGTCAGACTGCAAAACTCAAGCTAGTTCTTTGCCTACTTCACCAAGGAAGTTTGAACTTCCAATATCAAATGAACCTAATTTTTTACCATTGGAAGAAGATGATGCTTGTCCCATTTGTCTTGAAG AGTATGATTTGGAGAACCCAAAAACAATCACAAAATGCAACCATCATTTTCATCTTTCGTGCATTCTTGAGTGGATGGAAAGAAGTGAAACCTGCCCTGTGTGTGATCAG GAAATGATACTTGAAGATACCATGATTATGTAG
- the LOC100256755 gene encoding probable E3 ubiquitin-protein ligase RHB1A isoform X5, which translates to MPCDATVSGTLPRVCPPTLQEHEFLTSHNGAASAFAAELLVDLNLQTSIPDTYRPPPAPIPYDVVLGHPRSTDCDPVGETINGSKGLRVSDCKTQASSLPTSPRKFELPISNEPNFLPLEEDDACPICLEEYDLENPKTITKCNHHFHLSCILEWMERSETCPVCDQEMILEDTMIM; encoded by the exons ATGCCATGTGATGCTACAGTTAGTGGCACTCTTCCAAGGGTG tGTCCACCAACCCTACAAGAGCACGAGTTCTTGACATCTCATAATGGTGCAGCCTCTGCATTTGCTGCAGAACTCTTGGTTGATTTGAATCTGCAAACATCAATTCCTGACACTTACCGGCCCCCGCCTGCACCTATTCCATATGATGTGGTTCTCGGACATCCAAGATCAACTGACTGTGACCCTGTCGGAGAAACAATTAATGGTAGTAAAGGTCTCAGAGTGTCAGACTGCAAAACTCAAGCTAGTTCTTTGCCTACTTCACCAAGGAAGTTTGAACTTCCAATATCAAATGAACCTAATTTTTTACCATTGGAAGAAGATGATGCTTGTCCCATTTGTCTTGAAG AGTATGATTTGGAGAACCCAAAAACAATCACAAAATGCAACCATCATTTTCATCTTTCGTGCATTCTTGAGTGGATGGAAAGAAGTGAAACCTGCCCTGTGTGTGATCAG GAAATGATACTTGAAGATACCATGATTATGTAG
- the LOC100256755 gene encoding probable E3 ubiquitin-protein ligase RHB1A isoform X4 has translation MCSCSVGTTRNAQITSNFGWIIKQLQVMGGCCCSSRKTQLRGTPVYYYCPPTLQEHEFLTSHNGAASAFAAELLVDLNLQTSIPDTYRPPPAPIPYDVVLGHPRSTDCDPVGETINGSKGLRVSDCKTQASSLPTSPRKFELPISNEPNFLPLEEDDACPICLEEYDLENPKTITKCNHHFHLSCILEWMERSETCPVCDQEMILEDTMIM, from the exons ATGTGTTCTTGTTCAGTAG GGACAACGAGAAATGCACAAATCACCAGTAATTTTGGGTGGATAATAAAACAACTGCAGGTGATGGGGGGTTGCTGTTGTTCTTCCAGGAAAACTCAATTGCGTGGAACACCTGTATATTATTAT tGTCCACCAACCCTACAAGAGCACGAGTTCTTGACATCTCATAATGGTGCAGCCTCTGCATTTGCTGCAGAACTCTTGGTTGATTTGAATCTGCAAACATCAATTCCTGACACTTACCGGCCCCCGCCTGCACCTATTCCATATGATGTGGTTCTCGGACATCCAAGATCAACTGACTGTGACCCTGTCGGAGAAACAATTAATGGTAGTAAAGGTCTCAGAGTGTCAGACTGCAAAACTCAAGCTAGTTCTTTGCCTACTTCACCAAGGAAGTTTGAACTTCCAATATCAAATGAACCTAATTTTTTACCATTGGAAGAAGATGATGCTTGTCCCATTTGTCTTGAAG AGTATGATTTGGAGAACCCAAAAACAATCACAAAATGCAACCATCATTTTCATCTTTCGTGCATTCTTGAGTGGATGGAAAGAAGTGAAACCTGCCCTGTGTGTGATCAG GAAATGATACTTGAAGATACCATGATTATGTAG
- the LOC100256755 gene encoding probable E3 ubiquitin-protein ligase RHB1A isoform X2: MLPSDCSLFTNFPFQKSNKIIKKNPSTYLLAHIRRNFGQPLFSFLKTKSKFCPPTLQEHEFLTSHNGAASAFAAELLVDLNLQTSIPDTYRPPPAPIPYDVVLGHPRSTDCDPVGETINGSKGLRVSDCKTQASSLPTSPRKFELPISNEPNFLPLEEDDACPICLEEYDLENPKTITKCNHHFHLSCILEWMERSETCPVCDQEMILEDTMIM; this comes from the exons atgTTGCCCTCGGATTGTTCCTTATTTACAAACTTTCCCTTtcaaaaaagtaataaaataataaaaaaaaacccttccaCGTATCTTCTAGCTCATATTAGAAGAAATTTTGGACAACCGCTCTTCAGTTTTCTCAAAACCAAATCCAAATTC tGTCCACCAACCCTACAAGAGCACGAGTTCTTGACATCTCATAATGGTGCAGCCTCTGCATTTGCTGCAGAACTCTTGGTTGATTTGAATCTGCAAACATCAATTCCTGACACTTACCGGCCCCCGCCTGCACCTATTCCATATGATGTGGTTCTCGGACATCCAAGATCAACTGACTGTGACCCTGTCGGAGAAACAATTAATGGTAGTAAAGGTCTCAGAGTGTCAGACTGCAAAACTCAAGCTAGTTCTTTGCCTACTTCACCAAGGAAGTTTGAACTTCCAATATCAAATGAACCTAATTTTTTACCATTGGAAGAAGATGATGCTTGTCCCATTTGTCTTGAAG AGTATGATTTGGAGAACCCAAAAACAATCACAAAATGCAACCATCATTTTCATCTTTCGTGCATTCTTGAGTGGATGGAAAGAAGTGAAACCTGCCCTGTGTGTGATCAG GAAATGATACTTGAAGATACCATGATTATGTAG